From one Catenuloplanes nepalensis genomic stretch:
- a CDS encoding response regulator transcription factor, translating into MSTSPAPTTRTKVLLVDDHDLIRKGLRHAFERDRQFEVVGEAATAAEAVRQAGALQPDVVIMDLRLPDGSGLEATRALRKNSSTMGIVVLTMYAGDDQLFGALEAGASAFVPKTAPADEVVAAARHAASAPSAFTAADLAEAMKRRLAPSGPQLSPREGQVLRLLADGMSVAGIAKQLFVSESTAKTHISKLYEKLGAANRAQALMTALRLGLLEAPDAPKF; encoded by the coding sequence ATGTCGACCAGCCCTGCGCCGACGACGCGCACCAAGGTCCTTCTTGTCGACGATCACGACCTGATCCGAAAGGGACTGCGGCACGCATTCGAGCGCGACCGGCAGTTCGAGGTGGTCGGTGAGGCCGCCACGGCCGCCGAGGCGGTCCGCCAGGCCGGCGCGCTCCAGCCCGACGTGGTCATCATGGACCTCCGCCTGCCGGACGGCAGCGGCCTGGAGGCCACCCGGGCGCTGCGGAAGAACAGCTCGACCATGGGCATCGTGGTCCTGACCATGTATGCGGGGGATGACCAGCTGTTCGGCGCGCTGGAGGCGGGCGCGTCCGCGTTCGTGCCGAAGACCGCGCCGGCCGACGAGGTGGTGGCCGCCGCGCGGCACGCCGCGTCCGCGCCGAGCGCGTTCACCGCGGCCGATCTGGCCGAGGCGATGAAGCGGCGGCTCGCGCCGTCCGGCCCGCAGCTGTCCCCGCGCGAGGGTCAGGTGCTGCGCCTCCTGGCGGACGGCATGAGTGTCGCCGGCATCGCGAAGCAGCTGTTCGTCAGCGAGTCGACGGCGAAGACCCACATTTCCAAGCTGTACGAGAAGCTGGGTGCGGCTAATCGCGCACAGGCTCTGATGACCGCGCTCCGGCTCGGCCTTCTCGAGGCGCCGGACGCACCGAAGTTCTGA
- a CDS encoding sensor histidine kinase: MLALVALLTLITTRDPDRLWWIVALLFLSIPGVVAPRHRILAPAARFAEVVVVGLAASDVAGAASAVGSLGPGVGAEVILPYLAVPLTVAALQRRSREGAVLLGAAAGTLLASGAVNMTASGPQITQIGYMAVCAQWLILGGLGTFAADTLRRWMLVRETKPQPYAEATRLLTQLRSVARQLPGATLDPGGIAEHLLEELRAVAPADRAAVLTASGGGRLVVLAQSAMERVDWETALDADSAIADAWASQQPATASRSQSRSHRGAEVSALVVPLVAGVRSIGLVVVEANTSLAYPAPVVAKVTAVTGPAALRLEAALLFDEVRSLATNEERQRLAREIHDGVAQELVMVGYGIDNALATLPEDAKETAEELRTLRGEVTRVITELRLSLFELRSEVDRHGGLAGAIAEYARTVGSAAGLRVHYTLDESTARLPAATEAELLRIAQEAITNARKHAGASNLWVTCEVDPPYARIEVTDDGQGMADKRPDGRYGLAIMNERAERIRGRLEIRPRNPSGTTVAVVLGASPRRDSVRDSGNAPEGE; the protein is encoded by the coding sequence ATGCTGGCGCTCGTCGCGCTGCTCACGCTGATCACCACCAGGGACCCCGACCGCCTCTGGTGGATCGTGGCGCTGCTGTTCCTCAGCATCCCCGGCGTGGTCGCGCCGCGACACCGCATCCTCGCGCCCGCGGCCCGGTTCGCCGAGGTCGTCGTCGTGGGTCTCGCGGCCAGCGACGTGGCCGGCGCGGCCAGCGCGGTCGGCAGCCTCGGCCCAGGCGTCGGCGCCGAGGTGATCCTGCCGTACCTGGCGGTGCCGCTCACGGTCGCGGCGCTGCAGCGGCGATCCCGCGAGGGCGCGGTGCTGCTCGGCGCGGCCGCGGGCACGCTGCTGGCCAGCGGCGCGGTCAACATGACCGCGAGCGGCCCGCAGATCACCCAGATCGGCTACATGGCGGTCTGCGCACAGTGGCTCATCCTGGGCGGGCTGGGCACGTTCGCGGCCGACACGCTGCGGCGGTGGATGCTGGTGCGGGAGACCAAGCCCCAGCCGTACGCGGAGGCGACGCGCCTGCTCACCCAGCTGCGCAGCGTCGCCCGGCAGCTGCCCGGCGCCACGCTGGATCCGGGTGGCATCGCCGAGCACCTGCTGGAGGAGCTGCGCGCGGTCGCGCCGGCGGACCGCGCCGCGGTGCTCACCGCGAGCGGCGGCGGGCGCCTGGTGGTGCTGGCCCAGTCCGCGATGGAGCGCGTCGACTGGGAGACCGCTCTGGACGCGGACTCCGCGATCGCGGACGCGTGGGCCAGCCAGCAGCCGGCCACGGCGAGCCGCTCGCAGTCCCGCTCGCACCGCGGCGCGGAGGTGTCCGCGCTGGTGGTGCCGCTGGTCGCGGGCGTGCGGTCGATCGGTCTCGTGGTCGTCGAGGCCAACACCAGCCTGGCCTACCCGGCGCCGGTGGTGGCGAAGGTGACCGCGGTGACCGGCCCGGCCGCGCTGCGCCTGGAGGCCGCGCTGCTCTTCGACGAGGTGCGCTCGCTGGCCACCAACGAGGAGCGGCAGCGGCTGGCCCGGGAGATCCACGACGGCGTCGCCCAGGAGCTGGTGATGGTCGGCTACGGCATCGACAACGCGCTGGCCACGCTGCCGGAGGACGCGAAGGAGACCGCGGAGGAACTGCGCACGCTGCGCGGCGAGGTCACCCGGGTGATCACCGAGCTACGGTTGTCCCTGTTCGAGCTGCGTTCCGAGGTCGACCGGCACGGCGGGCTGGCCGGCGCGATCGCGGAGTACGCGCGGACCGTCGGTTCCGCCGCGGGCCTGCGCGTGCACTACACGCTGGACGAGTCCACGGCCCGGCTGCCGGCCGCGACCGAGGCGGAGCTGCTGCGCATCGCTCAGGAGGCGATCACGAACGCGCGCAAGCACGCCGGCGCCTCGAACCTGTGGGTCACCTGCGAGGTGGACCCCCCTTACGCCCGCATCGAAGTGACGGACGATGGACAGGGAATGGCGGATAAGCGACCGGATGGCCGTTACGGTCTTGCGATCATGAATGAGAGAGCGGAACGTATCCGGGGCCGCCTGGAGATTAGGCCGCGGAATCCAAGTGGAACAACGGTGGCGGTGGTGCTCGGAGCCTCGCCCCGACGCGATAGCGTGCGCGATAGCGGCAACGCACCAGAAGGGGAGTAA
- a CDS encoding putative bifunctional diguanylate cyclase/phosphodiesterase — translation MWAGLVAEHEAGIAAFARAWAKAITGTSYIPMSQGELEERLCALTLELRDALLAEPFSLRRGYRVGGALVRAHVVSAEGLGRTIEVLDQRFVRDLSLTDTGGRMARLLGTVATGYARALRDRTLDEQESIRRAAMVSREEAEFALRESESRFRHQATHDSLTSLPNRALFTDRLHTAFAGPPQRLAVCFLDLDGFKMVNDSLGHHAGDLLLIEVARRLRRSVGEHLVARLGGDEFVILIEGTTCTEDAVKVADSALDAINEPVEVDGQRLAVSASIGIVERETGGSSPSDVMRAADITLHWAKESGKRRWALFDPDRNEREVARFTLSASMPAALERGEFFVDYQPLVALDGGRLRGVEALVRWRHPTLGVLRPDRFVGLAEESGLIVRLGAWVLGEACAQARRWLDASPDAPFVSVNLAVRQVGDPGLIAEVADVLERTGLPPDRLQLEITESDAMAGVDVGVLDALASMGVRLAIDDFGTGYSNLAYLRHLPVRELKVAGAFVEGLRTGDSPVDEKIMATLVALAHTLDLTVTAENVETAGQAARLRAIGCDSAQGWHFGHPGPPSAIDEHLRRPALRSGVSTPPPAA, via the coding sequence GTGTGGGCAGGCTTGGTGGCTGAGCACGAGGCAGGGATCGCCGCGTTCGCCCGGGCCTGGGCCAAGGCGATCACCGGCACCAGTTACATCCCGATGAGCCAGGGCGAGCTGGAGGAGCGGCTCTGCGCGCTCACGCTCGAGCTGCGCGACGCGCTGCTGGCCGAGCCGTTCAGCCTGCGGCGCGGCTACCGGGTCGGCGGCGCACTGGTCCGCGCGCACGTGGTCTCCGCGGAAGGGCTCGGCCGTACCATCGAGGTCCTTGATCAACGCTTCGTGCGCGACCTGAGTCTGACCGACACCGGCGGCCGGATGGCCCGGCTGCTCGGCACGGTCGCCACCGGCTACGCCCGCGCGCTGCGCGACCGCACGCTGGACGAGCAGGAGTCGATCCGGCGGGCCGCGATGGTCTCCCGGGAGGAGGCCGAGTTCGCGCTGCGGGAGAGCGAGTCGCGCTTCCGGCACCAGGCCACCCACGACTCGCTGACCAGCCTGCCGAACCGCGCGCTGTTCACCGACCGGCTGCACACCGCGTTCGCCGGTCCGCCGCAGCGGCTCGCGGTCTGCTTCCTCGACCTGGACGGCTTCAAGATGGTCAACGACTCGCTCGGCCACCACGCCGGCGACCTGTTGCTGATCGAGGTGGCCCGGCGGTTGCGGCGCAGCGTCGGCGAGCACCTGGTGGCCCGGCTCGGCGGCGACGAGTTCGTGATCCTGATCGAGGGCACCACCTGCACCGAGGACGCGGTCAAGGTCGCGGACTCGGCGCTGGACGCGATCAACGAGCCGGTCGAGGTGGACGGCCAGCGGCTCGCCGTCTCCGCCAGCATCGGCATCGTGGAACGGGAGACCGGCGGCTCCTCTCCCAGCGACGTGATGCGCGCGGCCGACATCACGCTGCACTGGGCCAAGGAGAGCGGCAAGCGGCGCTGGGCGCTGTTCGACCCGGACCGCAACGAGCGTGAGGTCGCCCGGTTCACGCTGTCCGCGTCCATGCCGGCCGCGCTGGAGCGCGGCGAGTTCTTCGTCGACTACCAGCCGCTGGTCGCACTGGACGGCGGGCGGCTGCGCGGCGTGGAGGCGCTGGTCCGCTGGCGGCACCCGACGCTCGGCGTGCTGCGCCCGGATCGGTTCGTCGGCCTGGCCGAGGAGTCCGGCCTGATCGTCCGGCTCGGCGCGTGGGTGCTCGGCGAGGCGTGCGCGCAGGCCCGTCGCTGGCTGGACGCGAGCCCGGACGCGCCGTTCGTCAGCGTCAACCTAGCCGTCCGCCAGGTCGGCGACCCCGGCCTGATCGCCGAGGTGGCGGACGTGCTGGAGCGCACCGGCCTGCCGCCGGACCGTCTCCAGCTGGAGATCACCGAGAGCGACGCGATGGCCGGGGTGGACGTCGGCGTGCTCGACGCGCTCGCCTCGATGGGCGTCCGGCTGGCGATCGACGACTTCGGCACCGGTTACTCGAACCTCGCCTACCTGCGGCACCTGCCGGTCCGCGAGCTGAAGGTGGCCGGCGCGTTCGTGGAGGGCCTGCGCACCGGCGACTCCCCGGTCGACGAGAAGATCATGGCGACGCTGGTGGCGCTGGCACACACGCTGGACCTGACCGTCACCGCGGAGAACGTGGAGACCGCCGGCCAGGCCGCCCGGCTCCGCGCGATCGGCTGCGACTCGGCCCAGGGCTGGCACTTCGGCCACCCCGGCCCGCCGTCCGCGATCGACGAGCATCTGCGGCGCCCGGCGCTCAGGAGCGGCGTGAGTACGCCTCCGCCTGCAGCGTGA
- a CDS encoding SAM-dependent methyltransferase → MHRPEWAPETIDIERPSVARMYDYYLGGSHNFAVDRSAAQAMIAAVPEAPLMAQANRAFMRRAVRFLAAQGVRQFLDIGSGIPTVGNVHEIAPVEARVAYVDIDPIAVAHAREILAGDDRTVIVQADLREPEKIVHDPGIRALLDFDEPIAVLIVAVTHFIPDADDPAGLIARLRGALAPGSYLVLSQASDEGRTDEERFEGQAVYRQTDNPLRARDRATLLPWFDGFELLDPGLVWVPLWRPDPTDDTEDAERVVFLGGVGRLGG, encoded by the coding sequence ATGCATCGGCCCGAGTGGGCACCGGAGACCATCGACATCGAACGGCCCAGCGTCGCCCGGATGTACGACTACTACCTCGGCGGGTCGCACAACTTCGCGGTGGACCGCTCCGCCGCGCAGGCGATGATCGCGGCCGTCCCCGAGGCGCCGCTGATGGCCCAGGCGAACCGCGCGTTCATGCGCCGCGCCGTGCGTTTCCTCGCGGCCCAGGGCGTGCGCCAGTTCCTGGACATCGGCTCCGGCATCCCCACCGTGGGCAACGTCCACGAGATCGCGCCGGTCGAGGCGCGCGTCGCATACGTGGACATCGACCCGATCGCGGTCGCGCACGCGCGGGAGATCCTGGCCGGCGACGACCGCACCGTGATCGTCCAGGCGGACCTGCGCGAGCCCGAGAAGATCGTGCACGATCCGGGCATCCGCGCGCTGCTCGACTTCGACGAGCCGATCGCGGTGCTGATCGTGGCCGTCACCCACTTCATCCCCGACGCGGACGATCCGGCCGGCCTGATCGCCCGGCTCCGCGGCGCGCTCGCGCCCGGCAGCTACCTGGTGCTCTCCCAGGCCAGTGACGAGGGCCGGACGGACGAGGAACGGTTCGAGGGGCAGGCGGTCTACCGGCAGACCGACAACCCGCTGCGCGCCCGCGACCGCGCCACGCTGCTGCCCTGGTTCGACGGCTTCGAGCTGCTCGACCCCGGCCTGGTGTGGGTGCCGCTGTGGCGGCCCGACCCGACGGACGACACCGAGGACGCGGAGCGCGTGGTCTTCCTCGGCGGTGTGGGCAGGCTTGGTGGCTGA